AATTATCAATTTGTAAATTTCCTCCATTATCTGCTCTCAAAATAACGCAATTAGCGATAACTGCGTTCTTTAGTACCATTTTTGAATTATCAGTACTTATAATCTGACAATTTCTACCAATCTTTGTGCCAAAATTGATGGACAACGTCGGATATTTTATTTTGAGATGTAACACTCTCATTATAGACACAAACCTTGAAACAAAGTCAAAAGACTTTCTATATACTTTCCTAAAAGGAATAAGAAAAAATGTTATTTTGGTATTCGACATATTATATCAAAATGAACATTCTTGAAATTATAATCTTTTGTAATCTCTTGGCCTGTATCTGCTTTAATTATGAAGTAGCCAAAAGTACTGATAAATTCTATCAGTTCCTTTACCGAGATGCCCTGTCTCTGTAAGTGGTTATCATCAACTTCAATAAATAATTTTGGTTTATATTTTTTAATTGATTCTTTAGCTCCATTCAAAACATTAAACTCGTATCCTTCAACATCTATTTTTATAAGATCAATTTTGGATATTTGATTCTCCATCACAAAACTGTCAAGCATGTTCATAGCAACTTTAGTTCCTCCATCGGATGAATTTATTGATGTTAGATAAGCTCCTCCCATATTTCTACCGTAGGGAACAATTAAGATTTTTTCTTTTGATTCGTTTCCAAGCGCCATATTGAACACTTTAATATTAGAAAAATCATTCAGACTAATATTTTTCATACATTTATTGTAGGTAATTGGATTAGGTTCAAAACCAAAAACATTCAACTTCAGACCTTAAAAATTAATGTAAAATGACGGTATCAAGATATGCTTTTACTATTTTATCTTGCTCGAAATCCATTACTCTTGAACTTAATCGTGAAGCATAATCAGCTCTCAGTTGATCATTGCTTAACATTGTTACCATTGCATCAGCAAATATTGATTCTTCTCTTGTTATAGATTCATTTACGTTATATCTTCTCGTATCCATAACGGGGACAAGTAGACCATATTGTGCATATTCCATATTCCTCGTTTCAAAAAATGGATCCGTATTTGGTGCGAGTATTTCTCTAGGACCGGACCTACAATCAGTTGAAATAACAGGCGTTCCACATATCATTGCCTCTACCAGTACATTTGGAAAACCTTCCCATAAAGATGACAATACAAATATTTTTGCTTTGGATACGAACTTGAAAGGATTCTTCTGGAAACCAAGGAAATGAATATCTTTCTCAAATCCTGTATCTTTTGAGAGTTGCTTCAAATATCCTTCCAAATTACCTTGGCCAATTATTACAAGTTTTGCGTCTTTTATTGTCTCTTTAATTTTTACAAATGAGCGTATAAGATGCCACTGTGCTTTTGGTGTAAAAAGATTACCTACATTTATAACAACGGATACTTTAAATATTTCATTATATTCCGGATCAAGTGGTTCCTGCGATAAAGTCTTTATTGTTTTTATATCATAGAGATTATATATAACCTTTATTTTATCTGCAGAAATATTAAAATTCTTTATAAGATCACTTTTTATCCCATTAGAATTACAGATTATAGTATTTGAGAAATTAAGAGATCTGTGAAGCAAATATTTTATTCTTGGCAGGACTCCATTCCGATTATAAGCTTTGCTCAAGACCGTTCGCACATTTGTAATTGTATAATGAGGATAGACGATCTTTAACATTATATTTATAATATTAGCCCGCTGGAGAAAACTTACTATTATTTTGATTCTGTGTTTTTTTAAATATTTTAAAAGTCTGTATACCTGCATTGGCATATAGAGATATTTCATTCGACGAAAATTATTCTTACCATGCCACGACGACAATGTATGAATTATAATTGTATCAGGAATATCGTACATGGTTCCGTGTTCTAATTTAAGCAAATGTACTTCTAACCCGTATTTTCCAAGCTCATGACTAATTAATTATGAGCGCACTCCGTTCAGCCCCGCCTCCAAGAAGCGACGGCAACACTATTGCTATCTTCTCTCTATCATGAGATTGATTATTCATCCTTGATTTATGCTTCCTTCATTATGGTTTCTATAACTTCATCCCATTGCTTTGCGATGCTCTCTATTTTAAAGTCTAAAATTCTTTTTTTTGCAAGCCCTATATATTTTTTTTTAAATTTTTCATCTTTTAATGATTGTATGATTACCCCAGCCCATGTTTCTTCTTCCGGCGTGAAGCGGCTATCAATGATGTTTATCTTATTATCACATACAGGCATCAGAACGCCATAGAGCGCATATTCCGGTTTATTGGTTTGATACAAAGGCTCCGTATCAGGAGCCAGGATTTCCCGTGGCCCTGATATACAATCCGAAGAGATGATGGGACTGCCGCATGCCATTGCCTCGACCAGCACATTCGGAAAACCCTCCCATAATGAAGGAAATGCCAATACATATGCCTTTGCCATAAACATAAACGGGTTCTTCTGAAATCCGGGGAAGTAAATATCATAACTATCTGAAGGCTCTCCACCTGTCCAGGTACTCCAGACCTTTAAACCAAGGGCATGGGAGAGATCAAGAAGATTATCCTTTAATTCTCCATCTCCTACAAACATCAGTTTCGCATCAGGTATCGTATCTTTTACTTTTTTAAAAGCCTTTATCAGATGCCATTGCCCCTTTGCTTTTGTCAACCTTCCTACATTGATGATCACGGGTTTTTTAAAGATTCCATCGAATTTACCGGTGCTTTCCTTTGAGAGTGCTTCTACGGATAGGGTGTCGACTGGATTATAAATGACCCTTACCTTTTTCTTTTGTACGTTGAAATCCTTCATTAAACTATCGGCGATAACTGCAGACACACAGACTATCATATTTGCTCTTTTATATAGCTGTCTCATAAGAAGCTTATAAACGAGCGCATCTAAATTCCTTGTTCCCTTACTCACGGCTTTGAAAGAACGTGTGCTGATAATGGTCTTGTCCTTACCGGCTGTCAGGATGTTGACAACGTTTGCGCTTTCCATAACGCTGATAGAAACATCGATATTTTCTTCTTTTTTTACTTTTTTAATCCTTGATTTCCTGGAAATCAATTTATAGAACTTATCAATGATGTTGGATGCCGGAGGGCTATCGATGGTTATCAGCTTTCCACCGTAAGGGTAAACGATCCGGTTTTCATACAGTATGTTTACAATATCCCCTTTGTTACTTAAGGAAAGACTCAGGTTCGAAGCAAACCTTTCAGCCCCACCTCCTGCGAAAGTAGGAATTATAATGGCTATTTTTTTGTGCTTTTTCAATTCTTGATTATTTAACATTTTAAATCTATACTATAAATATTATTGTATCTGAGAATACTTTCACAGTAAATGTCAAATCCTATCTATGTTTATTACAATTGACTAAACCACGTACATTATTATAAGTTTGTTGATGGAGTCATAGTATATTGATTAACTATAATAATCAAAGGAAAAATATCCCGCGTTATGAGGGATGTCATGGTTGTAATAAAGTAACAATTGCCGGTTATGATGGCAGAGCATTTTTTTTAATTAAAACAAACAGATAGGAACCATTTGTTAAGACTCATCAAAAAAATTTATTATAAATTACTCCAAAAACCTGCCCCCAGGGTATTGATTTCTATTTACCTTTCCTTGCGATGGAGAGCTCGCGTTTCTCTAAAAGCCGACATAAGATACCCATTTATGTTAAAAATCGGTAAACACGGAAGAATAGAAAATTGTAAAATCGTATGTTCCGGTAAAATAGTACTTGGAAAATTCGTACAAATACTCGACGGTGCAATTTTAGATGCGAGTATGGGTAACATAATTATAGGAGATGAGACTACGATTAATCCTTATTGCGTTTTATACGGAGCTGGAGGATTGACAATCGGTAAAAACGTGGGAGTTGCGACACATACGGTAATTATTCCATCGAATCACGGCTATTTGGATTTAGATACCCCTATGATGAAACAACCGATTGAGAAAAAAGGAATCCATATTGAAGATAATGTATGGATCGGATCTCACAGTGTTATACTCGACGGCGTAACAATCGCCTCCGGTGCTATCGTAGCCGCCGGTGCGGTGGTCAACCGTAAGGTTGCCCGTGAGGATATCGTTGCCGGTATACCAGCCAAAACGGTAAACAACAGACGTTCAAAAGTAACACAGACTAAACATCAAGAGCTAAAAAGTTAAACATGCAGGGAAATCGAGTTTAGAACTAAAGAAATCATAAAATGCATAAAACAAATAAAGAATACTGGGATAATGTATGGATCGGAAGTAAAATATCGATTATACCATCTAAAAAGAGTACTTTACTGGATTATAAAAACAAACGATTTCATGAATTCTTTTGTAAAACATTTGCCAACATCAAAACCCAGGGGATGGCATTACTCGAAATAGGCTGTGCCAGATCTGTATGGTTACCCTATTTTTCCAATGAATTCGGATTCGAAGTGAGCGGCATAGATTATTCTGAGATAGGTTGTCAACAGGCTTCGGAAATATTATCCAAAGAAGGAGTAAAAGGTAACATTGTATGTGCCGACTTCTTTAATCCGCCAGCATCAATGATAGGAGCTTTCGATGTGGTGGTTTCGTTTGGTGTTGCAGAGCATTTTCAGAATACGCCAATGTGTATTGCTGCATTCGCTAAATTTTTAAAGCCCGGAGGATTACTGTTGACCATTATCCCTAATATTACAGGCTTGATTGGACGAATCCAGAAGCTGATCAACCGTCCCATATTTGACATACATATGCCTTTGGATAAGCCCTCATTGTTGCACGCTCACAAAATATCTGGATTTGAAATATTGGATTGTGATTATTTTATGCCTTTTAATTTTGGTATCTGCAATCTGAACGGGATATCCCCAGGATCTTTGTCCTGGTTTATAAAAAAGATTATTTTAAAACTATTAACAG
This genomic interval from Deltaproteobacteria bacterium contains the following:
- a CDS encoding class I SAM-dependent methyltransferase — protein: MHKTNKEYWDNVWIGSKISIIPSKKSTLLDYKNKRFHEFFCKTFANIKTQGMALLEIGCARSVWLPYFSNEFGFEVSGIDYSEIGCQQASEILSKEGVKGNIVCADFFNPPASMIGAFDVVVSFGVAEHFQNTPMCIAAFAKFLKPGGLLLTIIPNITGLIGRIQKLINRPIFDIHMPLDKPSLLHAHKISGFEILDCDYFMPFNFGICNLNGISPGSLSWFIKKIILKLLTGCSLILWFIEDKIWRFTPDKFIGSYVNCIARKITVNRQK
- a CDS encoding acyltransferase, whose protein sequence is MLKIGKHGRIENCKIVCSGKIVLGKFVQILDGAILDASMGNIIIGDETTINPYCVLYGAGGLTIGKNVGVATHTVIIPSNHGYLDLDTPMMKQPIEKKGIHIEDNVWIGSHSVILDGVTIASGAIVAAGAVVNRKVAREDIVAGIPAKTVNNRRSKVTQTKHQELKS
- a CDS encoding FkbM family methyltransferase — encoded protein: MKNISLNDFSNIKVFNMALGNESKEKILIVPYGRNMGGAYLTSINSSDGGTKVAMNMLDSFVMENQISKIDLIKIDVEGYEFNVLNGAKESIKKYKPKLFIEVDDNHLQRQGISVKELIEFISTFGYFIIKADTGQEITKDYNFKNVHFDIICRIPK
- a CDS encoding glycosyltransferase — protein: MLKLEHGTMYDIPDTIIIHTLSSWHGKNNFRRMKYLYMPMQVYRLLKYLKKHRIKIIVSFLQRANIINIMLKIVYPHYTITNVRTVLSKAYNRNGVLPRIKYLLHRSLNFSNTIICNSNGIKSDLIKNFNISADKIKVIYNLYDIKTIKTLSQEPLDPEYNEIFKVSVVINVGNLFTPKAQWHLIRSFVKIKETIKDAKLVIIGQGNLEGYLKQLSKDTGFEKDIHFLGFQKNPFKFVSKAKIFVLSSLWEGFPNVLVEAMICGTPVISTDCRSGPREILAPNTDPFFETRNMEYAQYGLLVPVMDTRRYNVNESITREESIFADAMVTMLSNDQLRADYASRLSSRVMDFEQDKIVKAYLDTVILH
- a CDS encoding glycosyltransferase; the encoded protein is MLNNQELKKHKKIAIIIPTFAGGGAERFASNLSLSLSNKGDIVNILYENRIVYPYGGKLITIDSPPASNIIDKFYKLISRKSRIKKVKKEENIDVSISVMESANVVNILTAGKDKTIISTRSFKAVSKGTRNLDALVYKLLMRQLYKRANMIVCVSAVIADSLMKDFNVQKKKVRVIYNPVDTLSVEALSKESTGKFDGIFKKPVIINVGRLTKAKGQWHLIKAFKKVKDTIPDAKLMFVGDGELKDNLLDLSHALGLKVWSTWTGGEPSDSYDIYFPGFQKNPFMFMAKAYVLAFPSLWEGFPNVLVEAMACGSPIISSDCISGPREILAPDTEPLYQTNKPEYALYGVLMPVCDNKINIIDSRFTPEEETWAGVIIQSLKDEKFKKKYIGLAKKRILDFKIESIAKQWDEVIETIMKEA